Proteins encoded together in one Streptomyces sp. NBC_01216 window:
- the dtd gene encoding D-aminoacyl-tRNA deacylase, with product MRAVVQRVDGASVVVAGETVGEIVGEGLCVLVGVTHDDTPEKAAQLARKLWSVRMLQGEKSCSDVNAPLLVISQFTLYGDARKGRRPTWNAAAPGQVAEPLVDEVVARLRELGAHVETGRFGAEMRVSLTNHGPFTVLVEV from the coding sequence ATGCGAGCAGTGGTGCAGAGGGTCGACGGCGCGAGCGTCGTCGTCGCAGGGGAAACGGTCGGCGAGATCGTCGGCGAGGGGCTGTGTGTGCTGGTGGGGGTCACCCACGACGACACACCGGAGAAGGCGGCACAGCTCGCCAGGAAGCTGTGGTCCGTTCGCATGCTTCAGGGAGAGAAATCCTGTTCCGACGTGAATGCGCCCTTGCTGGTGATTTCGCAGTTCACCCTCTACGGGGACGCCCGCAAGGGCCGCCGTCCGACCTGGAACGCGGCGGCGCCCGGCCAGGTCGCCGAGCCCCTCGTCGACGAGGTGGTGGCCCGCCTCCGTGAGCTCGGCGCTCATGTGGAGACGGGCCGGTTCGGAGCCGAGATGCGCGTCTCGCTCACGAATCACGGCCCGTTCACGGTGCTCGTCGAGGTCTGA
- a CDS encoding RsiG family protein → MSAPGAGQTPSGPVELTRAAAAIRPPVQRSAEPALPERTTPDITTLRLSELRALRRDAQGDEADLSYVRRMLQGRIDILRAELARRTDPETPVLDRLSEILADAPSRLRTSARHVTLSTPRGEEYRRLATEMLSEVELSDLAARTDEELHTGMGRLAGYEQQVSRRRQQLQRTADDCSAEIARRYREGEAQVDDLLT, encoded by the coding sequence ATGAGTGCACCTGGCGCCGGGCAGACGCCGTCCGGCCCCGTAGAGCTGACCCGGGCCGCCGCGGCCATACGACCACCTGTCCAGCGGTCGGCCGAGCCCGCCCTGCCGGAACGGACGACACCGGACATCACCACCCTGCGCCTGTCGGAGCTGCGTGCCCTGCGCCGTGACGCCCAGGGCGACGAGGCCGACCTCAGCTACGTCCGCCGGATGCTGCAGGGCCGGATCGACATCCTGCGGGCCGAGCTGGCCCGTCGTACGGACCCCGAGACACCGGTCCTCGACCGGCTCTCGGAGATCCTCGCGGACGCGCCATCCCGGCTGCGGACCTCGGCGCGGCACGTGACGCTGTCGACGCCACGTGGCGAGGAGTACCGCAGGCTCGCCACGGAGATGCTGTCGGAGGTCGAGCTGTCGGACCTGGCGGCCCGTACGGACGAGGAACTGCACACGGGGATGGGGCGGCTCGCCGGCTACGAGCAGCAGGTCTCCCGTCGGCGCCAGCAGCTTCAGCGGACGGCCGACGACTGCAGCGCGGAGATCGCCCGCCGCTACCGCGAAGGGGAAGCGCAGGTGGACGACCTGCTGACCTGA
- the ygfZ gene encoding CAF17-like 4Fe-4S cluster assembly/insertion protein YgfZ gives MQRSPQSPLLSLPGAVPAEGRDEGVAAHYGDLFREQRSLADGNGFVDLSHRGVVTVSGDDRLSWLHLLLTQHMSDLPAGQATEALILSANGHIEHALYVVDDGETVWAHVEPGTREELVAYLESMKFFYRVEVADRTDDFAVVHLPAGSIAEVPPGAVVRETAHGREVFLPRADLASFAAAHGPAAGILAYEALRVEGHRPRLGFETDHRTIPHELGWIGSAVHLQKGCYRGQETVARVQNLGKPPRRLVFLHLDGSEVHLPGHGTPLRLASDGAEGRQLGFVTTSARHHELGPIALAVVKRNVPVDAKLLAGDTAAAQETIVEP, from the coding sequence ATGCAGCGATCCCCGCAGAGCCCCCTGCTGTCCCTGCCCGGCGCCGTCCCTGCCGAGGGCCGGGACGAAGGCGTGGCCGCCCACTACGGCGACCTGTTCCGCGAACAGCGCTCCCTGGCCGACGGCAACGGTTTCGTCGACCTCTCCCACCGCGGTGTCGTCACCGTCTCCGGCGACGACCGACTGAGCTGGCTGCACCTGTTGCTCACCCAGCACATGAGCGACCTTCCGGCCGGCCAGGCCACCGAGGCGTTGATCCTCTCCGCCAACGGCCACATCGAGCACGCGCTCTACGTCGTCGACGACGGCGAGACGGTCTGGGCGCATGTCGAGCCGGGCACGCGCGAAGAGCTCGTCGCCTACCTGGAGTCGATGAAGTTCTTCTACCGCGTCGAGGTCGCCGACCGTACCGACGACTTCGCCGTCGTCCACCTGCCGGCCGGCTCCATCGCCGAGGTCCCGCCGGGCGCGGTCGTCCGCGAGACGGCGCACGGCCGTGAGGTGTTCCTGCCCCGCGCCGACCTGGCGTCCTTCGCCGCCGCGCACGGCCCGGCCGCCGGCATCCTGGCGTACGAGGCGCTGCGGGTCGAGGGCCACCGTCCGCGGCTCGGCTTCGAGACCGATCACCGCACCATCCCGCACGAGCTGGGCTGGATCGGCAGCGCGGTGCATCTCCAGAAGGGCTGCTACCGGGGGCAGGAGACCGTCGCCCGTGTCCAGAACCTGGGCAAGCCGCCGCGTCGGCTCGTCTTCCTGCACCTGGACGGCAGCGAGGTGCATCTGCCCGGCCACGGCACACCGCTGCGGCTCGCCTCCGACGGCGCCGAGGGCCGGCAACTCGGCTTCGTCACGACCTCGGCCCGCCACCACGAGCTGGGGCCGATCGCCCTGGCGGTGGTGAAGCGGAACGTGCCGGTGGACGCGAAGCTGCTCGCGGGGGACACGGCCGCGGCACAGGAGACGATCGTCGAGCCGTAG